The following are encoded in a window of Anopheles gambiae chromosome X, idAnoGambNW_F1_1, whole genome shotgun sequence genomic DNA:
- the LOC1271925 gene encoding uncharacterized protein LOC1271925 yields the protein MKVLREKISKMAGGVQQAIVWFKAGGIVSPMLLIYVLHMLWPEFRPFSILFVIAIGFLWDRPAGQQVVAPSATAGSPLAELAAKVWALRTTRPLSMVAGSVAGCLTYTYLVCYVLPLWLSLGVAGLVVCWDRFGVPGGPLSIAPSLHDTLQQEQQEMDEFVPELTEVSRVLLQEVGEQGADTTPLADGFAAAAGGRGNSAEEDEEQYLRTLIPEATSNDFESAELSGSSSDELFCPEGPAVRKAGRAHGRPGEQQPIEFKSSHFNANSSSDSDDNMSRGLNFNDDEDDADGASRRPAAKGSSSSSSSRQQPTGEAMLMMSATSLASNVLVDTVYRRLLDAGALHQQQQPSPHHSILQSVASLGSTIQALRGQTVQEEGTDDESTDADEDSEFEMLNSEELNNL from the exons ATGAAGGTGTTACGGGAGAAGATATCGAAAATGGCTGGAGGAGTGCAGCAAGCCATCGTGTGGTTTAAAGCCGGCGGCATCGTCAGCCCGATGCTGCTCATCTACGTACTTCACATGCTCTG GCCCGAGTTTCGTCCGTTCAGCATACTGTTTGTGATTGCGATCGGGTTCCTGTGGGACCGGCCGGCCGGCCAGCAAGTGGTGGCCCCCTCCGCAACCGCCGGCTCGCCGCTGGCCGAGCTCGCGGCGAAGGTGTGGGCGCTGCGCACGACCCGCCCGCTCAGCATGGTGGCGGGCAGTGTGGCCGGCTGCCTCACCTACACCTACCTGGTGTGCTACGTGCTGCCCCTGTGGCTGTCGTTGGGCGTCGCCGGGCTGGTCGTGTGCTGGGATCGGTTCGGCGTGCCCGGTGGTCCGCTCAGCATTGCGCCGA GTTTGCACGATACgctgcagcaggagcagcaggaaATGGACGAGTTTGTGCCGGAGCTGACGGAGGTGAGCcgcgtgctgctgcaggaggtCGGTGAGCAGGGCGCGGACACGACACCGCTCGCCGACGGGTTCGCCGCAGCGGCCGGTGGCCGCGGGAACAGCgcggaggaggacgaggagcaGTACCTGCGGACGCTCATCCCGGAGGCGACCAGCAACGATTTCGAGTCGGCCGAGCTGAGCGGCTCCAGCAGCGACGAGCTGTTCTGCCCCGAGGGCCCGGCGGTGCGGAAGGCGGGTCGGGCGCACGGCCGGCCGGGCGAGCAGCAGCCGATCGAGTTCAAGAGCAGCCACTTTAACGCGAACAGCTCGTCCGACTCGGACGACAACATGTCGCGGGGGCTCAACTTtaacgacgacgaggacgacgcgGACGGCGCGTCCCGGCGACCGGCGGCCaaagggagcagcagcagcagcagcagcaggcagcagccgACTGGTGAggcgatgctgatgatgagcGCCACCAGCCTGGCCAGCAACGTGCTGGTCGACACGGTGTACCGGCGTCTGCTGGACGCGGGCGccctgcaccagcagcagcagccatcgcCGCACCATAGTATTCTTCAGTCGGTTGCCTCGCTCGGCAGCACGATACAGGCGCTCCGGGGGCAGACGGTGCAGGAGGAGGGCACCGATGACGAATCGACCGACGCGGACGAGGACAGTGAGTTTGAAATGCTCAACTCGGAGGAGCTGAACAACTTATGA
- the LOC5666743 gene encoding uncharacterized protein LOC5666743 has product MHSTSQGGSMAATLLQQKTYMNGLAGSGGPDGSGPAGPGAVGSVGAAGGGGGVGSGPSAGATFLPVSKTLIHHLLPHNLQADHHTATGAFHHRAEHYHQRAHRGSIGSSAYGTLAPSGCEDPPASALDEIFSPLPVRHLDAAGSASTPLEIGTDALWDAIGSPTTTTATADTATTTTSTATAAVFIGQQPTIPATTNHASINNPQQHCHEQPDADCPMADGSETTTTTTTEQQAAGPEPGEQEQQEPEPEPEIDIVINNVVCSFSVRCHLNLRDIALYGDNVEFRRENGMVTMKLRRPYTTASIWSSGKITCTGATSEDQAKVAARRYSRCLQKLGFNVRLRNFRIVNVLGTCAMPWGIKIVNFSEKYKKDASYEPELHPGVTYKLHSPRATLKIFSTGSITVTAASVAFVQAAIEHIFPLVYEFRKKRTPHEKLELLKQPPAFDPQELELPEDGEVDLLAAAGTTTTTTANGGELANVDDDDDEADGALVSEDYEMHGEDERLPPPPPPGNTKAIDKSNSIRAAGCAPPARGGCAPRFVR; this is encoded by the exons ATGCATAGCACCTCCCAGGGTGGTAGTATGGCTGCTACTCTGCTACAGCAGAAAACGTACATGAACGGGCTGGCCGGGAGCGGCGGGCCGGACGGGTCCGGTCCGGCCGGACCGGGCGCGGTGGGCAGCGTGGGTGCGGCCGGTGGCGGCGGAGGCGTCGGAAGCGGCCCGTCCGCCGGCGCCACCTTCCTGCCCGTCTCGAAGACGCTCATCCATCACCTGCTGCCTCACAACCTGCAAGCGGACCATCACACGGCCACCGGCGCGTTCCATCACAGGGCGGAGCATTACCACCAGCGGGCGCACCGGGGCAGCATCGGGTCGTCGGCGTACGGTACGCTCGCGCCGAGCGGCTGCGAGGATCCGCCGGCCAGCGCGCTGGACGAGATCTTTAGCCCGCTGCCGGTCCGCCACCTGGATGCGGCCGGGAGCGCCAGCACGCCTTTGGAGATCGGTACCGATGCACTGTGGGACGCAATCGGGTCGCCGaccactactactgctactgccgacaccgctaccaccaccactagcaCAGCGACTGCCGCTGTCTTCATTGGGCAGCAGCCCACCATCCCAGCAACAACCAATCATGCCTCAATCAACAACCCGCAGCAGCACTGCCACGAGCAACCGGACGCGGACTGTCCGATGGCGGATGGGTCcgagaccaccaccaccaccaccaccgagcaGCAGGCCGCCGGTCCCGAGCCGggcgagcaggagcagcaggagcCCGAACCCGAGCCGGAGATCGACATCGTCATCAACAACGTGGTGTGCTCGTTCAGCGTGCGCTGCCACCTGAACCTGCGCGACATCGCGCTCTACGGCGACAATGTCGAGTTTCGGCGCGAGAACGGCATGGTCACGATGAAGCTGCGCCGCCCGTACACGACCGCGTCGATCTGGTCCTCCGGGAAGATTACCTGTACGGGCGCTACCTCCGAGGACCAG gcaAAGGTGGCCGCACGCCGCTACTCGCGCTGCCTGCAGAAGCTGGGGTTTAACGTGCGGCTGCGTAACTTTCGCATCGTGAACGTGCTCGGTACCTGCGCGATGCCGTGGGGCATCAAGATCGTCAACTTCTCGGAGAAGTACAAAAAGGACGCGAGCTACGAGCCGGAGCTGCACCCGGGCGTCACGTACAAGCTGCACTCGCCCCGCGCCACGCTCAAGATATTTTCCACCGGAAGCATCACCGTTACCG CTGCCAGTGTGGCCTTCGTGCAGGCCGCCATCGAGCACATCTTCCCGCTGGTGTACGAGTTTCGCAAAAAGCGCACGCCGCACGAAAAGCTCGAGCTGCTCAAGCAGCCGCCCGCCTTCGATCCGCAGGAGCTGGAGCTGCCGGAGGATGGCGAGGTCGATCTGCTGGCAGCcgccggcaccaccaccaccacgactgCGAACGGCGGTGAGCTGGCGAAcgtggacgacgacgacgacgaggccGACGGCGCACTCGTGTCGGAGGACTACGAAATGCACGGGGAGGACGAacggctgccgccgccgccgccgcccggcAACACCAAAGCAATAGACAAAAGCAATAGTATTAGGGCAGCCGGGTGTGCGCCGCCTGCCAGGGGCGGCTGTGCACCACGGTTCGTGCGCTAG
- the LOC133393537 gene encoding uncharacterized protein LOC133393537, translating into MSDYLSNNDHNYNRRLRRNRRWWMRPVFFRRRQDGNRLLDDIKAEMVNDTIKNFMRMKHEDFDRLYALVGPEISRMDTNMREAYTAQERLLITLRYLATGETFASLQYLFRVSKSSIAKIVKDVCACLNKHLRSYVKMPSTAEEWKEKSKKFEQRWNFPHAIGSIDGKHVQVEKPSNSGSEYYNYQHYFSIVLLAVVDADYNFLHADIGGKGGISDGGVFKNTRLYQRLENNSLNVPEPEPLRVPYAMRVPYFLLGNKAFAFTRYCIRPFGGMHAEGTIERVFNKRHSRARMIVENVFGILANRFRINKSPILLEPEEAKTVIMTTIYLHNFLRQSASRNTYTRPSSFDRVVNGRFVEGERAPATMSGLQGIPCRTPNDLLNIRLHIAHDLKYNNQLNH; encoded by the exons ATGAGTGATTATTTATCAAACAACGATCATAATTACAACCGGCGTCTTCGGCGAAACCGTCGGTGGTGGATGCGACCAGTTTTCTTCCGCAGAAGACAGGATGGAAATCGTCTGTTGGACGACATCAAGGCCGAAATGGTAAACGATACGATAAAAAATTTTATGCGGATGAAACACGAAGATTTCGATCGTCTTTATGCCTTGGTCGGTCCAGAAATAAGCCGCATGGATACAAATATGCGAGAAGCGTACACGGCCCAAGAAAGGCTTTTAATAACATTGCGGTATTTGGCAACGGGGGAGACATTTGCAAGCTTGCAATACTTGTTTCGG GTTTCTAAATCATCGATTGCCAAAATTGTAAAggatgtgtgtgcttgtttaaataaacatttgcGGAGCTATGTAAAG ATGCCGTCCACAGCAGAAGAATGGAAGGAGAAATCAAAAAAGTTTGAACAAAGGTGGAATTTTCCGCATGCAATTGGGTCCATTGATGGCAAACACGTACAAGTGGAAAAGCCTAGTAATAGTGGATCAGAGTATTACAACTATCAACATTATTTCAGCATTGTTTTACTTGCGGTAGTAGATGCCGATTACAACTTTTTACATGCAGATATTGGAGGAAAAGGTGGAATATCTGACGGAGGTgtatttaaaaacacacgctTATACCAGAGGCTGGAAAACAACAGTTTGAATGTACCGGAACCTGAACCACTGCGAGTTCCATATGCAATGCGAGTACCTTACTTTCTTTTAGGCAATAAAGCGTTTGCTTTTACCAGGTACTGCATTCGACCATTTGGAGGCATGCATGCGGAAGGGACAATTGAAAGAGTTTTCAACAAACGTCACTCTCGTGCTCGAATGATCGTTGAAAATGTGTTCGGGATTTTAGCCAACCGTTTCCGCATTAATAAAAGCCCGATTCTGCTAGAGCCAGAAGAAGCTAAAACGGTTATTATGACAACAATATATCTCCATAATTTTCTTCGACAGAGTGCTTCACGCAATACATACACTCGCCCTTCATCTTTTGACAGGGTcgtcaatgggcgttttgtagAAGGCGAGAGAGCTCCAGCTACAATGAGCGGACTACAAGGCATACCCTGTCGCACGCCAAACGACTTGTTGAATATACGTTTACACATTGCACATGATCTTAAGTATAATAACCAACTTAATCATTAA